From the genome of Leptospira langatensis:
CAGAATTATTTGTTAAGTGTCCATTCATTAATGCTGACTTCCAAGGAACAATCCCATCCGAATCAGGAAAGGGCGGAGTACCACCGCTCGATAATACTAAGCAACCGCTTTGATAAATAACATCATGCGTCCCGTCGCTACAATCTCCACTCGAAGAAATATCTCCTGCATACGCAGTCGTTTGTGCATCCTTTGAATGATTCGCAATCAATCCCTCTAAGAATGGATTAAATGCTTGGTCCAGCCCATCGGTTATAGCTGGGAGGATAGGATTAACACCAGAGGAAAGTCCGTTTGTATATGCCAAATTCTTTCCTCCTGGGGTATTGGTCATGAATTTGATAATCGTGCCGATAGAACTTAAATTTCCTGTATATTGAGGAGAAGAAAAAGGAGAGCCATAATAAGGAGTGCCTAAGCTGACTATATGATCGATCACATCGTTTGTATTGTTTGGATGTAGGATCGCTGACCTGGATACTAGTCCACCCATCGAGTGAGCGACCACGATTACCTTATCCGAAGCTGCAAAATACTTGTTTAGGGTATCGATAAACCTTCTGCCATTAAATTCGATGTAGTCAGAGGTACGATATGTGAAAACGTAAATCTCGAAATTGTTATAAATAATCGAACTGTAATTCGAAGGAGTTCGAGAGGTAGTAAACGCTAAAGCTTGGTTCCAAGTGGAAAGGATATTGGAGATCTTCTTATTGAAATCTGTCGGAGGGTCCGTTTGCTTTTCCGTAAAATCCCAGCCATGGATGAAAACGATCTTTGTCTTGGTATTATCCCTTTGGAAAAACGGATCTTGGAAATACAATGTGGAAAGATCGTTTACGGTGAGTGGGGTAATCACCGTAGAGAACTTATACATGGCATGGTTCAGTTCCGCATAATAGGAAGAAGTTAGGTAATCCCGTATCTTGTCCGAAAGGGATTCATTGCTCGGAGGTTTGAGCCTATCCTCTAGATTCCCACAATAGGTCAGGGAAAAGAAAGAAATGAGTAGAAGGACGGATCGGAAAGAGAAAAATTCTTTCATCCTTAAAATCTCTCCTTTTGCCCCTAAATTCGCAAGCTAGAATTGAGAAAGAAGAAAGTTACAATTCAGTATTTAGAAATAAATTGATGAGTAAACGACACTATGGTCGGTTTTTCAATCTGTCTAAAACGATGCCTGTAGCCACAGTTACGTTCAAAGAGGAAATATGTCCATGCAATGGGATGCGGAGAGTAAAATCCGATTTTTCCATCAGGATCCGTTTGAGTCCTTCTCCTTCGTTTCCCATGAGAATGACAAGTTCTTCCCAAGCAGGGACCTTGGACCAATCTTCTTCTCCTCGGTCCGAAGTGGAGACTACCCAAAAATTCCGTTTTTGCAGTTTTTCTAATATTTGCACTAAGTTCCCGACGCGGAATACGTTTAAATAGGCCAGCGCGCCGGAGGCTACCTTTTCCACTACGGGAGTGATCCCGGAAGAATCCCTCTCCGGAATCAGCACCGTCTCCACTCCGAAACATTCTGCAGTCCTAAGAATATTTCCGAGATTACCCGGATCTTGGATCCGATCCAAAACAAGAATGGGACCTTTGCAGGTTTCCAAATGTTCGTCGAAGGATCTCTTATCTCCGGTATGAAGAAGGATCCGAGACGCAAGGACTCCTTGGTGATTGACTCCAGGCAGCATTCGATCTAATTTTCCGGGAGAAGCCTCTTGGATCTTGATCTTGCTACCGATCTCGCTCAGTATATCTTGTAGTTCTTTCTTTGCACCGGAAGTCAGCCAAAGTTCCTGGAAGGGAAGTTCGGATCCTTGCTCCAGATATCTTTCCAGTATC
Proteins encoded in this window:
- a CDS encoding lipase/acyltransferase domain-containing protein; this encodes MKEFFSFRSVLLLISFFSLTYCGNLEDRLKPPSNESLSDKIRDYLTSSYYAELNHAMYKFSTVITPLTVNDLSTLYFQDPFFQRDNTKTKIVFIHGWDFTEKQTDPPTDFNKKISNILSTWNQALAFTTSRTPSNYSSIIYNNFEIYVFTYRTSDYIEFNGRRFIDTLNKYFAASDKVIVVAHSMGGLVSRSAILHPNNTNDVIDHIVSLGTPYYGSPFSSPQYTGNLSSIGTIIKFMTNTPGGKNLAYTNGLSSGVNPILPAITDGLDQAFNPFLEGLIANHSKDAQTTAYAGDISSSGDCSDGTHDVIYQSGCLVLSSGGTPPFPDSDGIVPWKSALMNGHLTNNSANATVSDMDHSQMSFRDATGSHPSPVSTHFDSVFNYIFGL
- the rlmB gene encoding 23S rRNA (guanosine(2251)-2'-O)-methyltransferase RlmB, translated to MSRSDYIYGRRNIREILERYLEQGSELPFQELWLTSGAKKELQDILSEIGSKIKIQEASPGKLDRMLPGVNHQGVLASRILLHTGDKRSFDEHLETCKGPILVLDRIQDPGNLGNILRTAECFGVETVLIPERDSSGITPVVEKVASGALAYLNVFRVGNLVQILEKLQKRNFWVVSTSDRGEEDWSKVPAWEELVILMGNEGEGLKRILMEKSDFTLRIPLHGHISSLNVTVATGIVLDRLKNRP